Within Chelatococcus sp. HY11, the genomic segment TATGGGCAGAAACTGTAGTTGCGGTCATGATGCTTGCGTCGAACTCCGGCTGAGACGGGGATGTTGCTCCCGCCTGTTCAATGGCATGCAAATTGGGCGAAATCTGAGCCGCCTGCGCGGCCGCCCGGCTCCTCGCCGCGCGATTCCAGGCTGTCGGCCAGCCGTGACAATCCGCGACCGGGCCTGATCCTAGAACGCCTTCATTAATCTTATGCTTATGGCGACCGGGAACAATTCGCGGGGGTGGGCGATGGCCTCATGGTTGCCGCGTGGAACCCGTGGAGCTATGCAGGGGACGATGAGTTGTCCCGGGTGACAAGTGAGCGCCCGGTGACATGTGGTTGGAAGGGGCCGACATGCCCCGGAATGAGGCCCATGACCCAATCTCCTCTTGACGTGGTTGAAATTGGCCGGAGACCTTCGGGACAGATCTCGACCGCGCCGGTCAGGATCGGCAATGCGCTGCCGCTTGCCGTCATCGCGGGTCCCTGCCAGATGGAAAGCCGCCAGCACGCGCTGGAAACGGCCCATGCCTTGAAGGAGATCGCCACGCGGCTTGGTATCGGGCTCGTCTACAAGACGTCCTTCGACAAGGCCAACCGCACCAGCGCCAGGGCGGCGCGCGGCATTGGCCTTGCCGATGCCCTGCCGATTTTCGCCGAAATTCGCAGCGCGGTCGGCCTGCCGGTGCTGACCGACGTGCACGATGCGCACCAATGCGCCGATGTGGCCGAGGTTGTCGATGTGCTGCAGATTCCGGCCTTCCTCTGCCGACAGACGGATCTGCTGTTGGCCGCCGCCACGACCGGGCGGGTGGTGAACGTCAAGAAGGGGCAGTTCCTCGCGCCCTGGGATATGAAGAACGTCGTGGCGAAGTTGACCGGCGCGGGCAATCCCCAGGTGCTTCTGACGGAGCGGGGCGTATCCTTCGGCTACAACACGCTTGTCTCTGACATGCGCTCCCTTCCCATCATGGCGCGCACCGGTGCGCCTGTCATTTTCGATGCGACCCATTCGGTGCAGCAACCTGGCGGCCAAGGCGACAGCTCTGGCGGTGAGCGGGAATTCGTGCCGGTGCTCGCCCGCGCCGCCGTTGCCGTGGGCGTGGCGGCTGTTTTCATCGAGACGCATCAGGACCCGGACCATGCGCCATCGGATGGCCCCAATATGGTTCCACTCAGCCAGTTCGAGGCGCTGCTCGGCTCGCTCATGGCCTTCGACCGCCTGGCAAAGGCTCAGGTGACCAGGGACGGCATCGAGGCTGTCACGAAAGGACAACAGGCGTGAAACCGATCGTCGTCATTCCCGCGCGCCGCGCCGCGACCCGGCTGCCGGGGAAGCCCCTGGCGGATATCGCCGGCGAGCCCATGATCGTTCATGTCTGGCGCCGCGCGATGGAGGCTGATGTCGGGTCCGTGCTGGTCGCGACCGACGACGACGAGATCGCGGACGCGATCCGCAGCGTCGGCGGCGACGCGGTTCTGACGCGCTCCGACCACCCCTCCGGCTCAGACCGTGTCTTCGAGGCGATCTCGCTGCGTGATCCGGATCAGCACTACGACGTCATCGTCAATATTCAGGGTGATTTGCCGACGATCGCCCGCGACACGATCCGCGACGCGATGGCGCCGCTCGCCGATGCGGATGTCGCGATCGGCACGCCTGTGGTGGAGATCACTGTCGAGGAAGAGAAGACCGCGCCGAGCGTCGTCAAGATGATCGGTTCGCCGATCGGCCCGCGCCGCTTCCGCGCGCTCTATTTCACGCGTGCCACGGCGCCGTCGGGCGAGGGTCCCCTGTATCATCACATCGGTCTTTACGTATGGCGCCGGTCCGCGCTGGCGCGATTTATCGCGCTGCCGCCGTCCCCCCTCGAATTGCGTGAGAAGCTGGAGCAGCTGCGGGCGATCGAAGCCGGCATGCGCATCGATGCCGTCGAGGTCGACGCGGTGCCATTGGGCGTCGACACCCAAGCCGACCTCGAACGCGCGCGCCGCATCTTCGCGGGAGCGCGGTGATGGCGGAGCTGTCGGTCGTCTCCTCCACGAGTTCCCGGGGCGCGGATGATGCGCTGGACGTGGCGCGCCGCACCCTTCGCCTCGAGATGGACGGGCTAGCGGCCATCGACAATGCCTTGGCGGGAGAAACCGGCGAGCGTCTGCGCGAGGCGATCTCACTCATCCACAGGAGTGCTGGCCGGGTCATCGTGACCGGTATCGGCAAGTCCGGGCACATCGGCCGCAAGATCGCGGCGACGCTCGCTTCGACCGGCACCGCCGCCCATTTCGTTCATGCGGCGGAGGCGAGCCACGGCGATCTCGGCATGATTCAGGACACCGATGTGGTGTTGGTGCTGTCGTGGTCCGGCGAGACGGCGGAGCTGTCCGACATCATCGACTACACGCATCGCTTCAAGGTGCCGCTGATCGCCATAACCTCGCGCGAGAGCAGCACCTTGGCGCGTGCGGCTGACATCGCGCTGGTGCTGCCGGCTATGCCGGAAGCCTGCCCCAATGGCCAGGCGCCCACCACCTCCACCCTCATGCAGCTCGCCGTCGGCGACATGCTGGCCACATGCCTCCTGTCCAATCGCGGCTTCTCGGCTGATGATTTTCGCCGCTACCACCCCGGCGGCAAGCTTGGCGCGCGCCTGAAGCGCGCTCGGGACGTCATGGTGCAGGGGGAGGCGATGCCTCTCGTCGCCGAGGACGCGAGCCTGTCGCAGGCGGTCCTTACCATGTCGTCGAAGCGTCTGGGCGTCACGGGCGTCATTAACGCGGATGGCGAGCTCGCCGGGCTCATCACGGACGGCGACTTGCGCCGCACGTTCAAGAACGGCTTCAGCGACTGTCCGGTGGCCGACGTCATGACACGCCGGCCCATCACGGTGACCGAGGACACGCTCGTGCAGGAGGTGCTCGCCCTCATGAACTCCGCGAGCATCACCGTCCTGTTCGTGATGGACGGCAAGCGGCCGGTCGGCGTCATCCACATTCACGAACTGCTGCGCATCGGCGTCGTCTGACGGCAGGGCGCTCTCCGGGCAGGCCGTAAAGCCCGAGCAATTGCGCGACGACAGCGTCCAGGCTGAATGTGTCATGGACATGCTCTGGCGCGCATTGCCGTGCTCTCGCCTGCCAGGCGGGATCGTGCAGGATGCGGATGACGGCCTCCGCGTAGTCTGCGGGCGACTGTGCGGCGACGACAAAGCCGCTTTCACCGCTGGCGATGGCCTCCGCGACGCCGCCGACGTCGGTCGCGACGACCGGCACGCCGAAATGCTGCGCTTCGATGATGGCATTGGGTATGCCCTCGCGCTCTGATGTGAGCAGCTTGACGTCCATGGCGCGATACCAGTCGCCGACATTCGAGACCCGGCCGGGCAGGTGCAAGCGTGCGCCAAAGCCATGGTCGGCCGCGAAGGTGGTGACGGTTTCCGTCATGTCGCCATCGCCGATGATGAGAAAATGCGCCTTCGGCACGGCCTTGAGGATGAGGCGCGCGGCTTCCGCCCACCACAGCGGGCGCTTCACCGGCTGCAGGCGGAACGAGCCGCCGATGACGGGCGTGGCCGGATCGGCAATGCCGAGTGTTTCGCGAAGGGCAAAATTCCGGCTCACGTCCGTACCCAGCGCGGCGAAGTCGACCGCGTTGTAGATGACCTGGAAGCGGCTCGCGTCAGGCCAGCCAAGCCAGTGCTGGTCGGTGCCGCAGCCGGCCCGCGAATTGTTCAGGATCACGAAATCAGGCCTCTCCAGAAGCCGGCGATAGCAATGGCGCATCGGGCGGAAATGCGTGGCTGTCTGGTGGCCGTTCTGCGCCCAGTAGTCCGGCGAGAGCGAGCCGCGATGGATGAAGAAATGGGGCACGCCCGCGACATGGCAAGCCAATGCCGCCGCATGCATGTCCTGCCAAATATGGACCGCTTGCGGCCGGTGGTCCCACAAGGCCCGGCATAGCCTGATGATATCCTCGCGCATGTTGTGGGGCAGAAGCCCGATGGCCCTGGCGAGGCGAGGGCGGTTGACGAGTTCGGGCAGCGCCGTGGCGACGTCACTTCGGCGTGTCCAATCGCGGCCATAGACGTGATGCGTGACGGGCAGGGCTTTTACAGTGTCGAAAAAGAAATCGTCGCCGGCCTTGAGATGGACGGAGCGTATGAGCAAGGTCAGCTGGGCGACGCGGGGTTCGTTGATGAGACGCCGCACCATTGTCTGAGTCTGACGCTCGCCGCCACCTTGCCCGAGGGAGCCGGACACCATCGCGACATGGCGTGACTTCGGCGCGTAGGTGATGGGGCGGGCGGCAACCTCGGCCATGATCACGTCGACGAGGCATTCGGGATAGCGCAAGGGCTCGGCGGCGGTGTCGCAGAAGGCCGCGACATCCTCCAGCTGCCGGCGTCGGCTGACATAGAGCGCATTGGTCCCGATCGACCCGGCGAGGCCGAAAGCCTCTAGCGCTTCGCCATAGAGATGGTCCCGCATCAGGACAAGCGCGCGCTCGGCCTGCAGATCGAGCAGGACGCCGGGAGCGGGGCTGGCCTCCCGCGCCGCGCTATCGAGGTGGCGCAGGGCGTTGCGACAGTCGCTCCGCGCGAGCGCGCAGCTCGCCGCGACAAAGGACACAAGCATTCCGGGCCGCTGATCGACAAGGCGACGCTCGATCGCCGCGATAGCTGTGGCGTCGCCATGCCGCTGGGCCTGTTGAACGAGATGGCGCACGGCCGTAATGATCGCGTTCTGTTCGCCTGCCGGCTTTTTCTCGGGCGCGGCCTCGTCCGTCAGCCACGCCCCAACCTCCCGCGCCAGGGCTGGCTCATCGCCGGCGGCGCGCAGGGCCGCGAGGAGGCCACGCAGGCTCGCTGCTTCGGGGCGCAGGGAGAGGGCCTTCCGCCACCAGCCGACGGCGTCGTCGTGACGTCCGCCTGCGGCGAGGAGGAGCGCGGCGAGTGCCGCGCCATCCGCTTCTCCCCCATAGCCAGGCGCGACTGCCGCGATGAGGGCGAGTGGGACTGCCGCCTCCTCCAGGGGGGAGACGGGCGCGGATTGAAGGTCAGCCAGAATGGCGAGGGCCGTCGCGTAGCGCTTGTTGTCAGCGATCTGCCGCAACATCGCCAGTATGAGGCTGTCATGGCCGTCGACTAAACGGGCGAGACGCAGCTCCAGGTTTTCAAGCGGGTCTTCACGCATGTCTTCGCTGTGGTCGAGCCGGCTGAGCCATTGCAGCAGCGAAGGACCGTGGAGCCGGACAAGATCTCCCATCTCAGCAGTGGGAAGGGCTGGCCGCGCGGCTTCCAGCGCTGTGATGAGCGCCAGGCCATCCCTGGAGGCGGCGGCGGTGTGAATGCCACGCAGTACCTCTTCCGCCCGGAGTTCTGAGGGGTCAACCGATGATGGGTCGCTCACTCTCGTATGCGGCTTATGCGTTGCCGTGGCTTCCGCTTCCAGCGCGCGGATCCATTCCAGGCAGTGGCGCGCTTCCGCGTCTCCAGGCAGGCTGCGCCGCAGGCTTTCCCACACGAGCCCCGCCGCCTTGTACGCGCCGCGATCCATCAGCTGACGGCCCTGTTTGCGCAGGGTCAGTACGTGCCCTGGCCATCGGGACATCAGGGCGGGCGCTGTTGGCGCACCGGATGGGGAGGGGACGCGCATGGCGGGAAGTCCGGCTCGGTCTGAACAGTTATAGGGACAAGTTCTGATCCGTTCCGAGGGTGCGGCTCTTCCGACTGCCTGGCTCAGGCCGCGCGCCCAATCCAAAGCCGGCGCTTTCCTGCGCCTGGATGCGGGGAACCCGTGCCGCAAGCTGTGCGGCCATGGCGTGGGCTTCCACATGATCCGGCTTTTCAGCGAGGATGGCGGCGACGATAGGCTGCGCTTCCGCGAGGCGGCCGGAGCGCATGTGGCATCGCGCGAGCTGAAGCCGGCACATGGAGGCCATCTCCGGATCGAGTTCACCGAGACGGCTCCAGGCCGCGATCGCGAGGTCGTACTGACGTCGCGCCATGGCGGCCCGGCCGGTCAGCAGGTGAACATCGGCGTCGTCAGGTCGCAGCGATCGTGTCGCGGCCTGGATCGCCAGGATCGCCTCCCAATCCGCGGACCTGAAGGCAGCGCGCATCGCCTGCAACAACCGGCGGCCGACATGATCGGTGCGGCGGGCGAGATCGGGATCGTCAGGTGAGAGCGATCGTGCAAGCATGAGGGCTTCGACCGCCTTGGTGAGGTCCCCGGCATCGACGAGCCTGCGCACATGTTCAAGCATGCGCCTCGGCATCTGCCCAAGCATCTCCCGCGCCTCCGCGTTGTCGGGCGCCAATTCGAGAACCTCGCGCCATTGGGACAGGGCGGCGGCGTGGTCGTCGTTGCGGTCGAGGGCGCGGGCGAGTTGAAGTTGGGCTTCCACCAGCCGGGGGCTTGACGCGATAACGCTCCGCCACAGCTGCGCGGCGCTCGTCCAATCGCGCTGGCGCATCATGAGCCTGCCAAGCTGGACCCGGCTGTCCAGATCGCCGTCGTCCAGCCGCACCACCCGCTGAAAAGCCTCGCGGGCGGCCTCCCAGTCCTCCTCATGCAAGTTCTGCGTCCGCAAGGCATCATGGGCGGCGAGAAGAAGGGTGCGCTTGATGCGAGCACGGCCGCGACTGGCCGGACCATCGCCGGGATCGGCCAGGAGAATGGCCGTGTGGTCCTGAAAGGCTTCCTCGAGATGACCTGCCCGTTCCTGCGCCATGGCGCGCGCAGCGAGATTGCGTAGCG encodes:
- the kdsA gene encoding 3-deoxy-8-phosphooctulonate synthase, with translation MTQSPLDVVEIGRRPSGQISTAPVRIGNALPLAVIAGPCQMESRQHALETAHALKEIATRLGIGLVYKTSFDKANRTSARAARGIGLADALPIFAEIRSAVGLPVLTDVHDAHQCADVAEVVDVLQIPAFLCRQTDLLLAAATTGRVVNVKKGQFLAPWDMKNVVAKLTGAGNPQVLLTERGVSFGYNTLVSDMRSLPIMARTGAPVIFDATHSVQQPGGQGDSSGGEREFVPVLARAAVAVGVAAVFIETHQDPDHAPSDGPNMVPLSQFEALLGSLMAFDRLAKAQVTRDGIEAVTKGQQA
- a CDS encoding 3-deoxy-manno-octulosonate cytidylyltransferase, which produces MKPIVVIPARRAATRLPGKPLADIAGEPMIVHVWRRAMEADVGSVLVATDDDEIADAIRSVGGDAVLTRSDHPSGSDRVFEAISLRDPDQHYDVIVNIQGDLPTIARDTIRDAMAPLADADVAIGTPVVEITVEEEKTAPSVVKMIGSPIGPRRFRALYFTRATAPSGEGPLYHHIGLYVWRRSALARFIALPPSPLELREKLEQLRAIEAGMRIDAVEVDAVPLGVDTQADLERARRIFAGAR
- a CDS encoding KpsF/GutQ family sugar-phosphate isomerase, which gives rise to MAELSVVSSTSSRGADDALDVARRTLRLEMDGLAAIDNALAGETGERLREAISLIHRSAGRVIVTGIGKSGHIGRKIAATLASTGTAAHFVHAAEASHGDLGMIQDTDVVLVLSWSGETAELSDIIDYTHRFKVPLIAITSRESSTLARAADIALVLPAMPEACPNGQAPTTSTLMQLAVGDMLATCLLSNRGFSADDFRRYHPGGKLGARLKRARDVMVQGEAMPLVAEDASLSQAVLTMSSKRLGVTGVINADGELAGLITDGDLRRTFKNGFSDCPVADVMTRRPITVTEDTLVQEVLALMNSASITVLFVMDGKRPVGVIHIHELLRIGVV
- a CDS encoding glycosyltransferase encodes the protein MDRGAYKAAGLVWESLRRSLPGDAEARHCLEWIRALEAEATATHKPHTRVSDPSSVDPSELRAEEVLRGIHTAAASRDGLALITALEAARPALPTAEMGDLVRLHGPSLLQWLSRLDHSEDMREDPLENLELRLARLVDGHDSLILAMLRQIADNKRYATALAILADLQSAPVSPLEEAAVPLALIAAVAPGYGGEADGAALAALLLAAGGRHDDAVGWWRKALSLRPEAASLRGLLAALRAAGDEPALAREVGAWLTDEAAPEKKPAGEQNAIITAVRHLVQQAQRHGDATAIAAIERRLVDQRPGMLVSFVAASCALARSDCRNALRHLDSAAREASPAPGVLLDLQAERALVLMRDHLYGEALEAFGLAGSIGTNALYVSRRRQLEDVAAFCDTAAEPLRYPECLVDVIMAEVAARPITYAPKSRHVAMVSGSLGQGGGERQTQTMVRRLINEPRVAQLTLLIRSVHLKAGDDFFFDTVKALPVTHHVYGRDWTRRSDVATALPELVNRPRLARAIGLLPHNMREDIIRLCRALWDHRPQAVHIWQDMHAAALACHVAGVPHFFIHRGSLSPDYWAQNGHQTATHFRPMRHCYRRLLERPDFVILNNSRAGCGTDQHWLGWPDASRFQVIYNAVDFAALGTDVSRNFALRETLGIADPATPVIGGSFRLQPVKRPLWWAEAARLILKAVPKAHFLIIGDGDMTETVTTFAADHGFGARLHLPGRVSNVGDWYRAMDVKLLTSEREGIPNAIIEAQHFGVPVVATDVGGVAEAIASGESGFVVAAQSPADYAEAVIRILHDPAWQARARQCAPEHVHDTFSLDAVVAQLLGLYGLPGERPAVRRRRCAAVRECG
- a CDS encoding tetratricopeptide repeat protein, with the translated sequence MGIMDLFPAKAEGALCAGQRLLQEQSYREAEAAFVLAHTAEPRAEAPLLGLCRVSYATRNWRDLDRWTRRLLAVAPAHAEGQLLRARACNAERQWAPAAAAWAIVARERPDWPEAQFQLARALHRSGDPAGADAAGERLAAMAPRTALCTDLLGQLALERGRCEAAATFFANLVQEDPAAAWRRFEALRQARHYRGIAVMARALLEGEPGADASRAPAIQQAAEEALRNLAARAMAQERAGHLEEAFQDHTAILLADPGDGPASRGRARIKRTLLLAAHDALRTQNLHEEDWEAAREAFQRVVRLDDGDLDSRVQLGRLMMRQRDWTSAAQLWRSVIASSPRLVEAQLQLARALDRNDDHAAALSQWREVLELAPDNAEAREMLGQMPRRMLEHVRRLVDAGDLTKAVEALMLARSLSPDDPDLARRTDHVGRRLLQAMRAAFRSADWEAILAIQAATRSLRPDDADVHLLTGRAAMARRQYDLAIAAWSRLGELDPEMASMCRLQLARCHMRSGRLAEAQPIVAAILAEKPDHVEAHAMAAQLAARVPRIQAQESAGFGLGARPEPGSRKSRTLGTDQNLSL